ctggcacctcaggcaggctcaatcaaatgTGCCTAGTACTAAAAAGAAAGCAAAACCTATGTCTGATGTACAGTAAAGATGCAGCCAAAAAGTGTGACATTCCTAGAAGCATGGGCATGTAAACTATGACAAATATCGGCTCTGATTATGACAGTAATTGACTCATAAAGTTCtaagtacaggtgtgtgtgttgtataagTACACAGCCTCATTGACCTATACTgttacttaaaggggcaatccacAATTGAAACAAGAACACTTCTCAAGTGTTTCGGTTAAAAGCTGAGGGATTGGCTGGAGAAATGTactgtaaccactctcaaattcacagacagagctatggatgtaaggaccgaccatccatgatatcagaattatagttttaaccatgttttaaggctatacaatgtttgtttacatttactttgcttacacaaacattggagtaaaacaagcttatatgttGGGTTCGGATGGaatgtgacagttgaactaagttcATGAGGCATTTACAAACTATActctttaagaatcaatgggtacatatcattcatttctaagtccaaaaattgatgtagcaactgcagattgccccttgaTCAAGTAGCAGTGAAACGTCATGTGCTGTTCATGGTGCCAGACTAACCTGATGTTTGTTGAGCTCAGCCACTCTCCGTGTCCACTCCTCCTCTGTCATCTCCTGGTCAGCACCTTCAGTCTTCTCCACAGCAGGCATCTTATCTGTGcctgcagggagggagagaggaatagagagagagagagaaaaagagagagagaaagataaagagaggagggaggacagaggaagcgAGACACAAGCCAATatggacagagatagagagcaaCAAAGAAGGAGATAAAGCGAGGGAAGAGTCAGACAtaaatagagagagtgagagagaaagaacataACTAATCTTAACTCAAAATCCCCTCACACTATGACCCAGATAAGTAAAGGCCTACTATAACGGCAGGTGTGAGACAGCTAGTCTCACCTTCGCAGGTCACAGCTGTGCAGACCCAGTTcccacaggcacagacacagcgGTTACattccacctgagtctcggccCCGTCCTCATAGGTCTCATCCTCCAGGGCACACTCTACAGGAAGCAGGAAGTGGATAACAGGAAGTTAATGGACATGTTGATCAGTAACAGTTTTCAAACCCAGAAATGAAAGTGGTCAATACGTTCGGGAGCGCCTTGCGAAGCAGTCTCAACGGACCAGACCAGGTTTTGGGAAATCAGTAGGAGAAAATTCTTCTTTATTTGTACATTTTCTTTAAATCTATAGGCACAACCTACAGTAGATTCGAGCCAATGTTGGAAGCAGAACATGTAATTACTACAACTTTGTgcaagtgacaaactgacacgttttcattttcgtcaaaaacaactttatatcgaagGAATGCTTTTGATTTGACGACCTGCACATCGTTAGACCCGATGATGTGTTTCTGCGCATGACCTTAGGTAGCTAACGCggccatgacatcgcctacaagcgTAATCTGTGATTTtgattggagaagcagtttctggaCATCTTCATGTATATTTTCTTTGGTAGCAGTATTTTATTTATGAACGTGTCTTTTTGGTGTGTTTTTAAAAGGGTCTAACAATCAAatcacattaaaaaaaaaacgtaaggTTTGAACATTGGACATAAAAAAACATACCAGGAAGATACTGTATATGGTGTAAGTCTTACTTCTCTCTGGTGGGTTGAAGCCAGGCTTGAAGCAGTTTAGGAACTCATCGAAGCTCAACTTCCAGTCCGTGTTCTCATCTGAGAGCTCGATGAGGGCATCCACACACAGGCTCCTAGTGACCAACAGGAGAGGTGTGGGAATTAACAATAGGGCCAATAAGACACAGGAGGGAAATAGAGTAAAACAGACTACTGTTACCCTCATTTCACTGGAGCTAATGTATATACACTGCGTTGACAAAACATTGCAACccatccccttttgccctcagaacagccttaattcgtcagggaatagactctacaaggtgtcgaatgcATTCCACATGGTtgctggcccatgtcgactccaatgcttcccaaagtcattttagaataaggttgtaacataacaaaatgtggaaaaagggaagggttctgactactttccgaatgcactgtaaatgttcCTCAATGTTCCTTAGACTGGGCCTAAAACAAACCACGCCGAAACCAAACCATGCCTCACTATTTTGTTTTTGGCATCTTTTGAAACTAAAACATTGGAATGACAATGACcacaggagttggcaagacagcacaaacagatctgggatcaggctaatgCCAGTCCAGCTGCCCTTTAACTCTGGTCTATCTCACAGATGACCCCAGATAGCCAGCCGACACACATTGGGAGGAAGGTTCCACACATGAATGAGAGTTGATACTGCCCAAATCCCCGTGCCGCTCTCTGCGCTCGCTCCCAGACCCATGATGCATGGGAGAAGAGTATGGTCCCACGGGACAGCCAGTGTTGTGCCACTGAGCCCCATTGCcacccacacccaccaccactttCCATCAAAACAAGCCGCCTCACCATAACAGAACTGCCAAAACAGCACTTTCAGCCCCACCAAATCACCCATCCCCCTACCCCAACCCTGCCCCCGTACACCCTGTCTCGAGGTCACCATGTAAACAACTGTGATATAATAAATCTACATCACTCATCCTAGTCTTATCAATTACATTCTTTGACGATTCCATACAGTCACAACTGTAGAAATCTACAGAACACTCACCATGGCTGCAAAGGTGCAGCAGGGTGATTAGACACGGACAACTGAACAGTTCAACATCAGAGTTAGAAAACTTTGATAAGGGCAAGAACTGAACAACTGGATTCTACAGAATGTGATTAGCATATATTGATGTATATTATACAGGTAGTTTTATATCAATATGGCAATAACCGATTCACTGAAAGAACTCAATCAAATACCTACAGTATTAGCAGTGCAAGCAGTGGCTTCATCGTGGCCTTTCCATTGCTTTCAATTACTCCATGTACTCCATGTATTGAATTCAATTAGTGTTAGTCCCAGAAAAATTGATATTTAACTTATTTTGAAGTTAAGTCCCTGGTTAGGTGCTGGAAATTAAAACCCTGTTCATTTGCTTAGGGAGCTCAATAAGTGCTGGGCCCCACTCACAATATGAGCAGGTGTTGGTGGAGATAGCTTCTCTTCTCTTCAAGCAGCAATTGAAAACAATGACGGCAAGGTTACAGTCACTAGTCTTTTTAGTAAGTACTCTTATTCAACACAGAAATACACCGAGATACCAATATGTTGAGAGACAAACAATCATGGTGTTGCTACTACTTGACGTGAATGCACTGCACTAAGCAAATGTCAGTAAGTAACACTACTTGCTCATGACTTACAGTTCATTATCAATAACTTTAGAATGCATTATACCTGCAGGCTTTACGTGAAGTGTTACCCAATTATGGTCTGGGCTCAGTGAGAATCGACCAGTGGGCGCAGCTCATCTGAGCTGGTCTGTGACGAGTGACAGCTGTGCGCTACTGACTCTGGGCCAGTGGTGGGGGCTCACCTGAGCAGGCGGTTGTTCTCCTCGTCAGCATATGAGGTAATGTTGATGGCTGTTTCGTTGTGCTGGAGGAACTTAAGGAACTCAGTGGAATCCAGCTGGGAGTCTCCATTGTCATAGTCCTGTAGgaatattcattcattcattttattTTGAGCCTATGAGGATGCAgtagatgtgttttttttttcttcattaaagGAGTACAGTTCCACCACTCTTTAGTATGATTATTTTTGCTGTATTGAGTATGAAAATAAATGGTGGAGATGACCATCAGAGCTCTATGGGCTTTCTGTGAGAAGTGTTAACCACACAGGCAAACAGTGGGAGATGATATTGACTCTTTGGGGGGACAGAGCAGGAGAGCTGTTGCATAACTGCTGTTATGTGTTCAAGTGCTGGGCAGTGGGAAGAATGTTAAACAGTCTGTTCTTGCTGTGGGGCCTTTTCTATGCTGTGAAGCTTGGCCCACAGAACAAACGAACTGACAGAGGGGGAGAACTCGGTGAACTTTCAACAGATTCTGTCTCAGTAGAGCTGCTGCAAGTGAAATGTATCATTCTGCTGCTTACGGAGTCATTAAGTAGTCCATACATGCTAACGGATTGTAATCTTAGCCGTTTTATTAAggtgaggacagaggaggactTTCTAGAAGTACTTTACTAGAAATAAATACTCCATTCCACTTTAAATAATGTGAGCGGTACTTTCCCCTGCAGTTTTTCCATGATTTTACAGCAATAGTTAAACTATGAAAGTATCATtacctctccccacacacacacacactgggcccacaaccacacacacacacacacacacacagggggggggggggggggggggggggggggtgtttcacCCCTGTTTCCTGTAAACGACTTTTGATTGGTTGCCATGCAGGAACAGTTGTTCACAGTTGTTTGTAGAGGTGGCCACTTTGGTCATTGACCACCAGTGTAgtgttgttgacatgttggagGCTCTGGCTAGGTTCATGGCACTTCTTAATGAACTGGTCTTGTGCTGTGATGGCCAGAGGGGTGATTGATGGTCTCAGAGAAAATAGACCAATATAACAGACAGTTAGGAAAGCCAATGAGGATTTTTGTTTTTGGTCACacctcaaccacacacacacaagcactgcAGATAGGCAAGcgtgcacacccacacacacatgcacaaacgtaggcacgcacacacacacacacacacacacacacacacacacacacacacacactgggcccacaaccacacacacacacccacacctatCCACCCACCCAACCCCACAAACACGCACAAGTCCGACCTACCTTGAAGTACTTGAGCAGGGTGTCGGAGAAGTTGGAGCCCTTGGCGAACCAGCCGTCAGGGACCACCTCATTCTGCAGCCACTGGATGACCCGGCTGCGCAACTCGTTCCTGTTGGCCAGGTAGCACACGACTacacaggcagagagggagagagtagagagggtcaGTACTGCAGACAGCTGAATGACTATACAGACTCGCTAATATTTACCGCGTGTTTTTACTGGAACTAAATATGTGAGAGtactgctgtttgtgtgtgtgtgtgtgtgtgtgtggtgtgtgtgtgtgttgggggggctggttgtgagtgtgtgtgtgtgtgtgtgttggggggggctggttgtgagtgtgtatgtgtgtgtgtctcccttgAGCACATAGCTGTCGTGTGAAAGTGTAAAGGAATATCCAACAGTGTATCTTCCACAGTGCATGTAAGGATAGTATGAAATGAACATACTGCtattattacagtttttctcagtcgctttggtgcatttcttaGATCAAAAGTGCAATTCTTGACACTACTTGTACAAATTCCAAATCGTCGAGGCACTTGTGCACATCATTAAAGCAATTTCTTATTCCTTTTGAACAGGTGTCAGCTTTTTTCCACATTATCAATTGCTCATGTCATGTTGATCAAAAtgtagtagatggttctctgttgaatagtcttacccctcaaaacatctagtcattagttccttgcataagccattacatgcaaaattgttgaactatttgtcattaactgtcaagcatagttttacacctttctattagaccttttgtacaaaaacgtgaattgatgaatcgtgcaggtgaaattgaccctcactcatgaaggaatgtaaagtgttagttcaaccaacaatcaaccagttgtctaaattgctcaaagttgcatctcatgaagaatcaatcggcaagcatatatagacagaccacaacacagagttgcaattttccaataatggatggaccaggaaacgaacagggtcaacagccaagaggaggaggaagaggagcaaggatgcgtggtggaaggcaaaacagaggaagagacagaagaggacATAGGCGCATATCTGATGACATAAGGGCCACTATTGTAGACCATGTTGTCAATCATGGCCTTACAATGGCTGAGACGGGTCGAAGGGTGCAGCCGAATATTGGGAGATCAACCGTGTCCTCAATAGTTCAAACGTTTCGAAGAGAGAACAGGTATGTCCACcaatgtacagtgcactgttactgtatataagcagtatactgtatacttcctacaatgcttcatattacagtagtccacttgtatttcacagcatacagaaatatactctatacagatacatactgcaccttacatgcatgcacccacctgtatgttttacagtaaaatgtgtgttcgcatagtttttgactatgtgaaagtgtgcgatgcatcactgtatttccccacataggactgcaagattacctcaaaccggtggcagaggacgccttttcacacctcaacagggggaggctatttgcaccatggtccgagtaaacaatgccatgagactcagggaaatacaaaggaccattatagaagacaacaatgtctttgaaaacatccatacggttagcatctcaaccatcgacagggtgctgcatagaaaccagatgagtatgaaacagctgtaccgtgtaccattccaaaggaatgaggacagagttaaggagctacggtaccagtatgtacaggtaaaacatatatctatgtaactactttacagcaacattttatagtgatacatagtacagtaagcataaactgcacacatttccattgctgtggaatggaacatgcaatatatgtacattttatgtcactcttccttaccaaaacaaattcaactgtgtgttctgggatatacagtgccttgcgaaagtattcggcccccttgaactttgcgaccttttgccacatttcaggcttcaaacataaagatataaaactgtctttttttgtgaagaatcaacaacaagtgggacacaatcatgaagtggaacgacatttattggatatttcaaacttttttaacaaatcaaacactgaaagattgggcgtgcaaaattattcagcccccttaagttaatactttgtagcgccaccttttgctgcgattacagctgtaagtcgcttggggtatggctctatcagttttgcacatcgagagactgacattttttcccattcctccttgcaaaacagctcgagctcagtgaggttggatggagagcatttgtgaacagcagttttcagttttttccacagattctcgattggattcaggtctggactttgacttggccattctaacacctggatatgtttatttttgaaccattccattgtagattttgctttatgttttggatcattgtcttgttggaagacaaatctccgtcccagtctcaggtcttttgcagactccatcaggttttcttccagaatggtcctgtatttggctccatccatcttcccatcaattttaaccatcttccctgtccctgctgaagaaaagcaggcccaaaccatgatgctgccaccaccatgtttgacagtggggatggtgtgttcagctgtgttgcttttacgccaaacataacgttttgcattgttgccaaaaagttcaattttggtttcatctgaccagagcaccttcttccacatgtttggtgtgtctcccaggtggcttgtggcaaactttaaacgacactttttatggatatctttaagaaatgtctttcttcttgccactcttccataaaggccagatttgtgcaatatacgaccgattgttgtcctatggacagagtctcccacctcagctgtagatctctgcagttcatccagagtgatcatgggtctcttggctgcatctctgatcagtcttctccttgtatgagctgaaagtttagagggacggccagatcttggtagatttgcagtggtctgatactccttccatttcaatattatcgcttgcacagtgctccttgggatgtttaaagcttgggaaatatttttgtatccaaatccggctttaaacttcttcacaacagtatctcggacctgcctggtgtgttccttgttcttcatgatgctctctgcgcttttaacggacctctgagactatcacagtgcaggtgcatttatacggagacttgattacacacaggtggattgtatttattatcattagtcatttaggtcaacaggATAGTAGGCAGGATACTTACTTGGGCTAGCAGCAACAGCtttgtctgtctttttctctgaAAGAAATCACAACACAATCAAAACAACTGCAAGCACTTCGCTTAATCTCCTCTTTATTGCAGAATGTTCCTTGGAACACAGAAATAGAACTCCCAGAACAGACTTTCAATTCAAGGTAATGCTCTGTGATGGGAAGACCAGCAGTCATATTGAGTGTACAtatgtgtttcattgaaatgtgcaTGGTCTGAGGGGCTTTGTCCATTCTAGAAATATATTTCTATGCCTTAAGACAACCCGGGGATTCTTTTCAGGGTCCCCTACCTTCACAGTGTCCGTCGTGGTACACCTGGATCTTGAGGCCGGTCAGGCAGGCGTCGCGGTGGAGCTCACAGTGGTTGCGGTACGTCTTACCATTACTGCCACACACAGAGCGCTTGTGAGGTTTGCATtgctgaagacagagagagagcacacccaTTTTCAATCTGTGCAGTGAGACCTTTGGTCTTTGCCAGGAGTGTGTATGcatgcgtgcatgcatgcatgcgagtatgtgtgtatgtgtttgtgtgagcgCATGCacgcctgcgtgtgtgtgtgtgtgtgtgtataggctaAGACTCACCTCGATGCACAGGCAGGAAGGTTCCCCTTTCTCTGTCACAGCACACTCCCTGCCAGCCCCACAGAATACATTGGCACACACCTTGGACTTGCTCTTCCCCTCCtacagggacacagagacacagaagacATGGGAGATTATACATCTGATGCCTTCTACTTGTGTGATGATGTCCGTAAATACAAAATGAACATCTCCTCCCGCAAAGACATTGAGATTACATGCCACTTCTTAAATGCATTCTTCTAATCTACACGATCAGAAAAATACAAGGAAACACTAAGGAAATTCCAAAGAATTAACAGTAATAAGTAATAAAGGAAGGGTCCTTCTTTACTGCCGTAAGTAAACTACAGAGCGATCTCATTGAAGGTGGCCATCGCCATCTAGTGTTGACTAAAATAGCTAGATTTACAGGTATAACATTTGACTGGAATGCAATCAttttaggtttatttgaacaataTGCATTACTATACAATTCTTCAGTTATGTTAGATTTAGAAAACGGGTGATTTTACTAGAACCAGGTCTACTTGGCTTGAGTCAGATAACATTGTATTTGTAAAGACTGCACaattaaatcaataaaataatataatgttACTGAGATTGATAATTTTCTGCTGTGATCACAAGTAAGTGACCACAATTTACTCACTGGTGtatgagatagatagatagacagacagacagacagacagacagacagacagacagacagacagacagacagacagacagacagacagacagacagatagcctgacaaaatgacagacagacagacagacagacagacagacagacagacagacagacagtacgcATTCATGAAGGCTGTCACTAGATGGTGAAATGGCCTTCACTTCCTAGCAGTAGGGTTTTCTAATGTGTATACCATTACTGTAACAccctgatctggttcacctgtccttgtgattgtctccaccccctccaggtgtcgcttattatatcccggtgtatatatccctgtgtttcctgtctccctgtgccAGTTTATCTTGTTTGCAAAGTTAACCAGCGGTTTTACTTGCTCCTATTATTCCCcagtctctgtttgtttctagtcctcctggtttcgacccttgcctgtcctgactccgaacccgcctgcctgaccactctgcctgttctgactaccagcctgcctatccccttgtactgtttttGGACTCGGACCTGGTttttgacccctgcctggcctgacctcgagactgcctatcgtctggtacggtttggactctgacctggttgatGAACTGTCCCCCCTGCCTTTGCCTACtccctttgttataataaatatcggagctccaccatctgcctcctgtgtctgcatttgggtctcaccttATAATTACGCCCTTATAATTACGTTCTGTTTCAGATGTCTTGATAAACAGTATGTTACATTTTAAGAAACACTATGTAATTTCAATATATATCGATTTCTAcactcaaacacatacacaacaacattgagagagagaagtgtgttgCCCTTTTGTCTGCTATCTAAGTCCCCCAGACTGCTATCCAGACCCTCAGTTTCAGATGGAAGTCTGAACAGCCCGTTGACCTGTGACCTTTCATTCACAGCGAGGGCCGCTAAGCCACAGTGACTTTAGCATAACAATGTTTCGGCAAATGCCCTCCCACACGCATAGTGACACATGTTCTCTCAGCCAACGCAGTCAGACAAAAGACACCCACAATTTTATAGGGCagatggtagacagacagacactggaccAATATGTCATGGAGTGTCCAGGTGACTGAAGAACACAAACAAACccacacatacactaccgttcaaaagtttggggtaacttagaaatgtccttgtttttgaaagaaaagcacattttttgtccattaaaataacataaaattcatcaaaaatacagtgtagacattgttaatgactattgtagctggaaatggctgatttttaaaatggaatatctacataggcgtacagaggcccattatcaacaaccattactcttgtgttccaatggaacattgtgttagctaatccaagtttatcattttaaaaggctaattgatcattagaaaacccttttgcaattatgttaacacagctgaaaactattgttctgattaaagaagcaataaaactggccctcttaagactagttgagtatctggagcatctgcATTTGTGggtttacaggctcaaaatggccataaacaaagaactttcttctgaaacccaTCAGTCTatccttgttctgagaaattaaggctattccatgcgaaaaattgccaagaaactgaagatctcgtacaattctctgtactactcccttcacagaacagcgcaaactggccctaaccagaaaagaaagagtgggagaccacttgcacaactgagcaagaggacaagtacattagagtgtgtcGTTAGAGAAACCAACACctaacaagtcctcaactggcagcttcattaaatagtaccagcaaaacaccagtctcaacgtcaacagtgaagaggcgactccggaatgctggtcttctaggcagagttgcaacgAAAAAGCCATTTCTCAGACTggacaataaaaataaatgattaagatgggcaaaataacacagatactggacagaggaatattgtaaaaaagtgttatggacagacaaatctaagtttgaggtgttcggatcctaaagaagaacattcgtgagatacagaaaaaatgaaaagatgctggaggagtgcttgacgccatctgtcaaacatggtggaggcaatgtggtggtctgggggtgctgtggtggtggtaaagtgggagatgtgtacagggtaaaaggaatATTGAaaaaggaaggctatcactccattttgcaatgccatgccataccctgtggacggcgcttaattggagccaatttcctcttacaacaggacaatgacccaaagcacagctccaaactatgaaACTATGCAAGAattatttagggaagaagcaatccactggtattctgtctataatggagtggccagcacagtcactgaATCTCagccctattgagctgttgtgggagcagcttgaccgtatggtacgtaagaagtgcccatcaa
This genomic interval from Oncorhynchus clarkii lewisi isolate Uvic-CL-2024 chromosome 18, UVic_Ocla_1.0, whole genome shotgun sequence contains the following:
- the LOC139373264 gene encoding follistatin-related protein 1-like is translated as MPRALLAKSERGETDEGNSFVVLKFRQSNFPILLCLGLNTDVSPMAFESSPANMMFRSALLCLLVAVVCCHAEEGKSKSKVCANVFCGAGRECAVTEKGEPSCLCIEQCKPHKRSVCGSNGKTYRNHCELHRDACLTGLKIQVYHDGHCEEKKTDKAVAASPIVCYLANRNELRSRVIQWLQNEVVPDGWFAKGSNFSDTLLKYFKDYDNGDSQLDSTEFLKFLQHNETAINITSYADEENNRLLRSLCVDALIELSDENTDWKLSFDEFLNCFKPGFNPPERKCALEDETYEDGAETQVECNRCVCACGNWVCTAVTCEGTDKMPAVEKTEGADQEMTEEEWTRRVAELNKHQETVEKMKVSTKDI